A section of the Apodemus sylvaticus chromosome 10, mApoSyl1.1, whole genome shotgun sequence genome encodes:
- the Rfng gene encoding LOW QUALITY PROTEIN: beta-1,3-N-acetylglucosaminyltransferase radical fringe (The sequence of the model RefSeq protein was modified relative to this genomic sequence to represent the inferred CDS: deleted 2 bases in 2 codons), whose amino-acid sequence MSRARRVLCRACLALAAVLAVLLLLPLPLPLPRAPAPDPDRVPTRSLTLEVLRLQPDDVFIAVKTTRKNHGPRLRLLLRTWISRASRQTFIFTDGDDPELQLLAGGRMINTNCSAVRTRQALCCKMSVEYDKFIESGRKWFCHVDDDNYVNPKSLLRLLSAFSSNQDIYLGRPSLDHPIEATERVQGGGTSNTVKFWFATGGAGFCLSRGLALKMSPWASLGSFMSTAERVRLPDDCTVGYIVEGLLGVRLLHSPLFHSHLESLQRLPSSAVLQQVTLSYGGPENPHNVVNVAGGFSIQQDPTRFQSVHCLLYPDTHWCPVKNGVEEAFQ is encoded by the exons ATGAGCCGTGCACGGCGGGTGCTGTGCCGGGCCTGCCTCGCGCTGGCCGCGGTCCTGGCTGTGTTGCTGCtactgccgctgccgctgcccctGCCTCGCGCG CCCGCACCGGACCCCGATCGGGTCCCGACCCGGAGCCTGACCCTCGAGGTCTTACGCCTGCAACCCGACGACGTCTTCATTGCAGTCAAGACCACTCGGAAGAACCACGGCCCGCGCCTGCGGCTGCTGCTGCGTACCTGGATCTCACGAGCCTCACGGCAG ACGTTCATTTTCACCGATGGAGACGACCCTGAGCTCCAGCTGCTGGCAGG GGGCCGCATGATCAACACCAACTGCTCTGCTGTGCGCACCCGCCAAGCCCTGTGCTGTAAAATGTCAGTGGAATATGATAAGTTCATAGAATCTGGACGAAA ATGGTTCTGCCACGTGGATGATGACAACTATGTGAACCCCAAAAGCCTGCTGCGCCTGCTTTCCGCCTTCTCTTCCAACCAGGACATCTACTTGGGTCGACCTAGTTTGGACCACCCCATCGAAGCCACAGAGAGGGTCCAGGGCGGCGGCACC TCAAACACGGTGAAATTCTGGTTTGCTACTGGT GGGGCCGGGTTCTGCCTGAGCAGGGGCCTTGCCCTCAAAATGAGCCCATGGGCCAG cctcggCAGCTTCATGAGCACCGCAGAGCGCGTTCGGCTGCCTGACGACTGCACTGTGGGCTACATCGTGGAAGGGCTTCTGGGTGTCCGTCTGCTGCATAGCCCCCTGTTCCACTCCCACCTGGAGAGCCTGCAGAGGCTGCCTTCCAGTGCTGTCTTGCAGCAG GTCACCTTGAGCTACGGGGGGCCTGAGAACCCACATAACGTGGTGAATGTGGCTGGAGGTTTCAGCATACAGCAGGACCCCACCCG GTTTCAGTCTGTGCACTGCCTCCTCTACCCAGACACCCACTGGTGTCCTGTGAAGAATGGGGTCGAGGAAGCTTTTCAGTAA